Genomic window (Candidatus Saccharimonadales bacterium):
ATTCCCAGTTCATTCTTTTTGTGGATCGGTACTGGGACTTGACCAATCTGTCCCGCTTTGTGCAACCGGTACACAACATCTTCCTCCTGATCCTGGCCGAAACCGGGTTGATTGGGACGGTCTTACTCTTGAATATATTGATGTTGCCCATCCTGAAGACCTGGAAAACTTTGGACATCCGCGTTCAGTTGGCCTGGCTCGTCATCCTGATCACCGGGCTCTTCGACCATTACTGGTGGAGTCTCCAAGCCGGCCAACTCACTCTATTCTTGACGTTGGGCCTGACCTTGGCTAGAATGGAGAGGTAGCGAATTATGTCCCGTATCCATCTGTTCTTCACCCAGTTTTTCGGCTACCTCTGGCACTTGGTTCTTTTCGTTGTCATACTACCGTTTATTCTGATCGAGTTGGCCCAGGGCCTCGATTACCTAATATTCAACAGCCTGCTAAATTTCGATTACCTGACCTGGGCCAACTTCATTCCAACCGAGGTTGCCAACCTGACCGCACTCGCGGTCGCCGCCTTTGGTCTGCTGATTATCATCGAGTCTTCAATCACACTCTACCAGGAAGCACACACCTTCCCGTTCAATTCACTCCCACATGACGAGATGACCCCCCGACAACTCTCCACCAGCGGCTGGTACGCGCGTGTGCGACACCCGATGATCTTCGGGT
Coding sequences:
- a CDS encoding isoprenylcysteine carboxylmethyltransferase family protein, which encodes MSRIHLFFTQFFGYLWHLVLFVVILPFILIELAQGLDYLIFNSLLNFDYLTWANFIPTEVANLTALAVAAFGLLIIIESSITLYQEAHTFPFNSLPHDEMTPRQLSTSGWYARVRHPMIFGYLMALVGVAVYLKSPTLLLWWIPIAAVGLLEYALMVEERQLKQWFGEDYIKYQKQVPPLVPKFLRRTT